A part of Hemicordylus capensis ecotype Gifberg chromosome 16, rHemCap1.1.pri, whole genome shotgun sequence genomic DNA contains:
- the TMEM52 gene encoding transmembrane protein 52 isoform X2 — translation MAALHRARSSRFCRLLLLALLQATPSFAVIHCTGPQECNQPGTSWTSLWYVWLILLTVFTLLMCGIGASCVKFCCRKKRPPVQAFPSHAPDLTIIPMDHDSTAHSTVTSYSSVQYPQSFPLPLPFREMDRNMGTPPAYSLYAIELPPSYDEAIKMAKPGVDGPIVGPKLDKDAASQPMAPEDQNQPPVLPEPPNCSSEAGPAGRPAVPEASAGRPAVPEASAEGQS, via the exons ATGGCTGCTTTACACCGAGCCAGGAGCTCCCGCTTCTGCAGGCTGTTGCTTCTCGCTCTGTTGCAG GCAACCCCTTCCTTTGCTGTGATTCACTGTACTGGCCCCCAAGA GTGCAATCAACCGGGGACTAGCTGGACAAGCTTGTGGTATGTCTG GCTTATTCTGCTCACGGTGTTCACGCTGCTAATGTGCGGCATCGGCGCCAGTTGTGTGAAGTTTTGCTGCCGCAAGAAGAGGCCACCGGTTCAGGCGTTCCCGTCGCACGCCCCCGACCTCACCATCATCCCCATGGACCATGACAGCACAGCCCACAGCACCGTGACCT CATACAGTTCTGTCCAATACCCCCAGAGTTTCCCACTTCCGCTGCCCTTCCGGGAGATGGACAGGAATATGGGGACCCCTCCTGCGTACAGCCTCTACGCCATCGAACTGCCGCCATCTTACGACGAGGCCATCAAAATGGCCAAGCCGGGCGTCGACGGCCCGATTGTGGGCCCCAAACTGGACAAGGATGCCGCCTCACAACCGATGGCCCCAGAAGATCAGAACCAGCCCCCGGTGTTACCCGAGCCACCCAACTGCAGCTCTGAGGCAGGACCCGCGGGCAG GCCGGCGGTTCCGGAAGCTTCCGCGGGCAGGCCGGCGGTTCCGGAAGCTTCCGCGGAAGGACAATCATAG
- the TMEM52 gene encoding transmembrane protein 52 isoform X1 encodes MAALHRARSSRFCRLLLLALLQATPSFAVIHCTGPQECNQPGTSWTSLWYVWLILLTVFTLLMCGIGASCVKFCCRKKRPPVQAFPSHAPDLTIIPMDHDSTAHSTVTSYSSVQYPQSFPLPLPFREMDRNMGTPPAYSLYAIELPPSYDEAIKMAKPGVDGPIVGPKLDKDAASQPMAPEDQNQPPVLPEPPNCSSEAGPAGRPAIPEASAGRPAVPEASAGRPAVPEASAEGQS; translated from the exons ATGGCTGCTTTACACCGAGCCAGGAGCTCCCGCTTCTGCAGGCTGTTGCTTCTCGCTCTGTTGCAG GCAACCCCTTCCTTTGCTGTGATTCACTGTACTGGCCCCCAAGA GTGCAATCAACCGGGGACTAGCTGGACAAGCTTGTGGTATGTCTG GCTTATTCTGCTCACGGTGTTCACGCTGCTAATGTGCGGCATCGGCGCCAGTTGTGTGAAGTTTTGCTGCCGCAAGAAGAGGCCACCGGTTCAGGCGTTCCCGTCGCACGCCCCCGACCTCACCATCATCCCCATGGACCATGACAGCACAGCCCACAGCACCGTGACCT CATACAGTTCTGTCCAATACCCCCAGAGTTTCCCACTTCCGCTGCCCTTCCGGGAGATGGACAGGAATATGGGGACCCCTCCTGCGTACAGCCTCTACGCCATCGAACTGCCGCCATCTTACGACGAGGCCATCAAAATGGCCAAGCCGGGCGTCGACGGCCCGATTGTGGGCCCCAAACTGGACAAGGATGCCGCCTCACAACCGATGGCCCCAGAAGATCAGAACCAGCCCCCGGTGTTACCCGAGCCACCCAACTGCAGCTCTGAGGCAGGACCCGCGGGCAGGCCGGCGATTCCGGAAGCTTCCGCGGGCAGGCCGGCGGTTCCGGAAGCTTCCGCGGGCAGGCCGGCGGTTCCGGAAGCTTCCGCGGAAGGACAATCATAG
- the CALML6 gene encoding calmodulin-like protein 6: MGERKKERKKERKKERKKERKKEKPCRASRPQCPSVFPAESPMTETLTPEQITEYKGIFEMFDEEGNGLVKTAELERLMSLIGINPTKRELETMAKDVDKDGKGSFNCDGFLVLMGIYHEKSKNQDEELRAAFKVFDQEHKGYIEWNTLKYVLTNAGEPLNEHEAELMMKEADKDGDGTIDYEEFVAMMTGESFKLTQ; the protein is encoded by the exons atgggagaaagaaagaaagaaagaaagaaagaaagaaagaaagaaagaaagaaagaaagaaagaaagaaaagccctgcagAGCGAGCAGGCCACAGTGCCCGTCTGTTTTCCCAGCGGAGTCTCCAATG ACCGAAACGCTGACCCCGGAGCAGATCACGGAGTACAAGGGCATCTTTGAGATGTTCGACGAAGAGGGGAACGGCTTAGTGAAGACGGCCGAGCTGGAAAGGCTCATGAGCTTGATCGGCATCAACCCCACCAAGCGGGAACTGGAGACGATGGCCAAGGACGTGGACAAAGACG GTAAAGGCAGCTTCAACTGTGACGGATTCCTGGTCTTGATGGGCATCTACCACGAAAAATCCAAGAACCAGGACGAGGAACTCAGGGCAGCCTTCAAGGTCTTCGACCAGGAGCACAAAGGCTACATCGAGTGGAACACCTTGAA GTATGTGCTGACGAACGCTGGGGAACCCCTCAATGAACACGAAGCTGAACTCATGATGAAGGAAGCAGACAAGGACGGGGATGGGACCATCGACTACGAAG AGTTTGTGGCAATGATGACAGGGGAATCCTTTAAGCTGACGCAGTAA